A window of the Dickeya dianthicola NCPPB 453 genome harbors these coding sequences:
- a CDS encoding aldehyde dehydrogenase family protein has product MVPMPAPVMFDAPSGIFDSLDDAVQAAAQAQQQLTSVELRQQVIKAIRVAGERYAQVLAEMAVAETGMGRVVDKYIKNVSQARHTPGIECLSAEVLTGDNGLTLIENAPWGVVASVTPSTNPAATVINNAISMIAAGNSVVFAPHPSAKNVSLRTISLLNKAIVATGGPENLLVSVADPNIDTAQRLFRYPGIGLLVVTGGEAVVEAARKHTDKRLIAAGAGNPPVVVDETADLPKAARAIVKGASFDNNIICADEKVLIVVDSVADALLEEMQRNHAVLLTPEQTERLLAVLLSDIDAQGKGRVNRDYVGRDAAKLAAAIGLEVNEHTRLLLAETDAGHPFAVTELMMPVLPVVRVKNVDDAIALAVTLESGCRHTAAMHSTNIRNLNRMANAINTSIFVKNGPCIAGLGLGGEGWTSMTISTPTGEGVTSARTFVRLRRCVLVDMFRIA; this is encoded by the coding sequence ATGGTACCGATGCCCGCCCCAGTGATGTTTGATGCGCCGAGCGGTATTTTCGACTCGCTTGACGATGCGGTTCAGGCCGCGGCGCAGGCCCAGCAACAGCTGACCAGCGTTGAGTTGCGCCAGCAGGTGATTAAAGCTATTCGCGTGGCGGGCGAACGCTACGCACAGGTGCTGGCGGAAATGGCGGTGGCCGAAACCGGCATGGGCCGCGTAGTCGATAAATACATCAAAAACGTGTCTCAGGCGCGCCATACGCCGGGAATCGAATGCCTGTCGGCGGAAGTGTTGACCGGCGATAACGGCCTGACGCTGATCGAAAACGCGCCCTGGGGCGTCGTTGCCTCGGTCACCCCGTCCACCAACCCGGCGGCCACGGTAATCAACAACGCCATCAGCATGATCGCGGCAGGCAACAGCGTGGTGTTCGCGCCCCACCCGTCGGCGAAAAACGTGTCGCTGCGCACCATCAGCCTGCTTAACAAAGCGATTGTCGCAACAGGCGGCCCGGAGAACCTGCTGGTCAGCGTCGCCGACCCGAATATCGACACCGCGCAACGCCTGTTCCGCTACCCCGGCATCGGCCTGCTGGTGGTCACCGGCGGTGAAGCGGTAGTGGAAGCGGCGCGCAAGCATACCGACAAACGGCTGATCGCCGCCGGGGCGGGCAACCCGCCGGTGGTGGTGGATGAAACCGCCGACCTCCCGAAAGCCGCCCGCGCCATCGTCAAAGGCGCCTCGTTCGACAACAACATCATCTGTGCCGACGAGAAAGTGCTGATCGTGGTGGACAGCGTGGCCGACGCGCTGCTGGAAGAGATGCAGCGCAACCATGCGGTGTTGCTCACGCCCGAACAGACCGAACGGTTGCTGGCGGTGCTGCTGAGCGATATCGACGCGCAGGGTAAAGGCCGCGTCAACCGCGACTATGTCGGGCGCGACGCCGCCAAACTCGCCGCCGCCATCGGGCTGGAGGTCAACGAGCATACCCGTCTGCTGCTGGCGGAAACCGACGCCGGCCACCCGTTCGCCGTCACCGAATTGATGATGCCGGTGCTGCCGGTGGTGCGGGTGAAGAACGTGGATGACGCCATCGCGCTGGCGGTCACGTTGGAAAGCGGCTGTCGCCACACCGCGGCGATGCACTCCACCAATATCAGAAACCTGAACCGGATGGCCAATGCCATCAATACCAGTATTTTCGTGAAAAACGGCCCTTGCATCGCCGGGCTGGGATTGGGCGGCGAAGGCTGGACCTCCATGACCATTTCGACGCCGACCGGCGAAGGCGTCACCTCTGCCCGCACGTTTGTGCGCCTGCGTCGCTGTGTGCTGGTGGACATGTTCCGCATCGCGTGA
- a CDS encoding carbon starvation CstA family protein yields the protein MKDKLLRHLPWALLGFIGASCLGVVALRRGEHVSAMWIVVASVAVYLVAYRYYSLYIARKVMQLDANRATPAVVNNDGLNYVPTNRNVLFGHHFAAIAGAGPLVGPVLAAQMGYLPGTLWLLAGVVLAGAVQDFMVLFMSTRRNGVSLGEMIKEEMGPIPGTIALFGCFLIMIIILAVLALIVVKALAESPWGVFTVCSTVPIALFMGIYMRFLRPGRVGEVSVIGIVLLLLAIWFGGVIAHDPYWGPALTFKDTTITFALIGYAFISALLPVWLILAPRDYLATFLKIGVIVGLAIGIVIINPELKMPSMTQFIDGTGPVWKGALFPFLFITIACGAVSGFHALIASGTTPKLLANETDARFIGYGAMLMESFVAIMALVAASIIEPGLYFAMNTPPMGLGITMPNLHELGGANAPAIMAQLHDVTAQAAATVSSWGFVISPEQILQTAKDIGEPSVLNRAGGAPTLAVGIAYVFHQIIPSANMGFWYHFGILFEALFILTALDAGTRSGRFMLQDLLGNFVPFLKKTDSLVAGMVGTAGCVGLWGYLLYQGVVDPLGGVKSLWPLFGISNQMLAAVALVLGTVVLIKMKRTRYIWVTMLPAVWLLICTTWALGLKLFSNNPQMEGFLYLARVYKQRIAEGTDLSAQQIANMHHIVVNNYTNAVLSVLFLVVVYSIIFYGIRTALNVRNSSERSDRETPYVPVPEGGVKTSSHH from the coding sequence ATGAAAGATAAACTTCTCAGGCATCTTCCCTGGGCGTTACTGGGGTTCATCGGGGCCAGTTGTCTCGGCGTGGTCGCGCTGCGTCGCGGCGAACATGTCAGCGCGATGTGGATCGTGGTCGCTTCGGTGGCGGTCTACCTGGTCGCTTACCGTTACTACAGTCTGTATATCGCCCGCAAGGTGATGCAACTTGACGCTAACCGCGCCACACCCGCCGTGGTCAACAACGACGGGCTCAACTATGTGCCGACCAACCGCAATGTGTTGTTCGGCCACCACTTTGCCGCCATCGCCGGTGCCGGTCCGCTGGTGGGGCCGGTGCTGGCCGCCCAGATGGGCTACCTGCCCGGCACCCTGTGGCTGCTGGCCGGTGTGGTACTGGCGGGCGCCGTGCAGGACTTCATGGTGCTGTTCATGTCGACCCGCCGCAACGGCGTATCGCTGGGGGAAATGATCAAAGAGGAAATGGGGCCGATACCCGGCACTATCGCGCTGTTCGGCTGCTTCCTGATTATGATCATCATTCTGGCGGTACTGGCGTTGATCGTGGTGAAAGCGCTGGCGGAAAGCCCGTGGGGCGTATTTACCGTCTGCTCCACTGTGCCGATTGCGCTGTTTATGGGCATCTATATGCGCTTCCTGCGCCCCGGCCGGGTGGGGGAAGTGTCTGTCATCGGCATCGTGTTGCTGCTGCTGGCGATCTGGTTCGGCGGCGTTATCGCCCACGACCCGTACTGGGGCCCGGCGCTGACCTTCAAAGACACCACCATCACCTTCGCGCTGATCGGCTATGCCTTCATCTCCGCGCTGTTGCCGGTGTGGCTGATTCTGGCGCCGCGCGACTATCTGGCGACGTTCCTGAAAATCGGGGTAATCGTCGGTCTGGCGATCGGCATTGTTATCATCAATCCCGAGCTGAAAATGCCGTCCATGACGCAGTTTATCGATGGCACCGGGCCGGTGTGGAAAGGCGCGCTGTTCCCGTTCCTGTTTATTACCATCGCCTGCGGCGCGGTATCGGGCTTCCATGCGCTGATTGCCTCCGGCACTACGCCGAAGCTGCTGGCCAACGAAACCGACGCCCGTTTCATCGGTTACGGCGCGATGCTGATGGAGTCCTTTGTCGCCATCATGGCGCTGGTCGCCGCGTCGATCATCGAACCGGGTCTGTATTTTGCCATGAACACCCCGCCGATGGGGCTGGGCATCACCATGCCTAACCTGCACGAGCTGGGCGGCGCCAATGCGCCGGCGATTATGGCGCAACTGCACGACGTCACCGCGCAGGCGGCGGCCACCGTTAGCTCCTGGGGTTTTGTGATTTCGCCGGAGCAGATCCTGCAAACCGCGAAGGACATCGGCGAACCGTCGGTACTGAACCGCGCCGGCGGCGCACCGACGCTGGCGGTGGGTATCGCTTATGTGTTCCATCAGATCATCCCGAGCGCCAATATGGGCTTCTGGTATCACTTCGGTATCCTGTTCGAAGCGCTATTCATTCTGACTGCGCTGGATGCCGGCACCCGTTCCGGCCGCTTTATGCTGCAAGACCTGCTGGGCAACTTCGTCCCGTTCCTGAAAAAGACCGATTCACTGGTGGCGGGCATGGTCGGCACCGCCGGTTGCGTCGGCCTGTGGGGCTACCTGCTGTATCAGGGCGTGGTGGATCCGCTCGGCGGCGTCAAGAGCCTGTGGCCGCTGTTCGGTATCTCCAACCAGATGCTGGCGGCGGTGGCGCTAGTGCTGGGCACGGTGGTGCTGATCAAGATGAAGCGTACTCGCTACATTTGGGTGACGATGCTGCCGGCGGTCTGGCTGCTTATCTGCACCACCTGGGCGCTGGGGCTGAAGCTGTTTAGCAATAATCCGCAGATGGAAGGCTTCCTGTATCTGGCGCGGGTTTACAAACAGCGTATTGCCGAAGGCACCGATCTGAGCGCACAGCAGATTGCCAACATGCATCACATTGTCGTTAACAACTACACTAATGCTGTACTGAGCGTTTTGTTTCTGGTGGTGGTGTATAGCATAATTTTCTATGGCATCCGCACCGCGCTGAATGTGCGAAACTCGTCGGAACGCTCCGACCGGGAAACACCGTATGTGCCGGTGCCGGAAGGCGGCGTGAAGACCTCATCCCATCACTGA
- the btsR gene encoding two-component system response regulator BtsR gives MLTVLIVDDEPLARDNLRCLLEQDDDLELVGECANAVEAIGAIHRLHPDVVFLDIQMPRISGLEMIGMIDPDNMPYIVFTTAYDEYAIKAFEEQAFDYLLKPIDPPRLTKTLRNLHRERPAQNIDKLSDQQAGLDYIPCTGHSRIYLMKSSEVQFASSRQSGVYVTGPQGEECFTELTLKTLESRTPLVRCHRQYLVNMDHLREIRLEESGQAEILLKSGQALPVSRRYLKTLKQLLGLKG, from the coding sequence ATGCTGACCGTGCTGATTGTTGATGATGAACCGTTGGCGCGGGACAACCTACGTTGCCTGCTGGAACAGGATGACGACCTTGAACTGGTGGGCGAATGCGCGAATGCGGTGGAAGCGATCGGCGCCATCCACCGCTTGCATCCCGACGTGGTGTTTCTGGATATTCAGATGCCGCGCATCAGCGGGCTGGAGATGATCGGCATGATCGACCCAGATAATATGCCCTACATCGTGTTCACTACCGCCTACGACGAATACGCCATCAAGGCGTTTGAGGAACAGGCGTTTGATTATCTGCTCAAACCCATTGACCCGCCGCGACTGACGAAGACCCTGCGCAACCTGCACCGGGAACGCCCTGCGCAGAATATCGACAAGCTGTCTGACCAGCAGGCCGGCCTCGACTACATCCCCTGCACCGGGCATAGCCGAATCTACCTGATGAAAAGCAGCGAAGTGCAGTTTGCCAGCTCGCGGCAGAGCGGGGTATATGTGACCGGCCCGCAGGGAGAAGAGTGCTTTACCGAATTGACCCTGAAAACGCTGGAAAGCCGCACCCCGCTGGTGCGTTGTCATCGGCAGTATCTGGTCAATATGGACCATCTGCGCGAAATCCGGCTGGAGGAGAGCGGTCAGGCGGAGATTCTGCTGAAAAGCGGCCAGGCATTGCCGGTCAGCCGCCGCTACCTGAAAACCCTCAAGCAACTGCTCGGCCTTAAAGGCTGA
- the eutR gene encoding HTH-type transcriptional regulator EutR, which translates to MKHNPVNLHHLDAVRRLPATTAASPGDNVHQRQTQDVYAQSRTITAWQQIYDQVSPGHFNGELQEILLDGIQLCHEYTSLALRQSCMVWPDSFWFGIPARHVGTGFIGSHPISNGAIAVSPGGKEFELNTPDDYAILGVVVSRDELLQYTDVLEEPEHLTRLLAQSATLLVEPRRREIFWSFVREALWYGGHEPQRLRHSNAVKVLKHNLLTTVISFLESAQPAVAGTAHTDKRISYRSLIGRAREYVLSQQSEPVTVLDLCRRLHVSRRTLQNAFCDVMGCGPNAWLKMIRLNAVRRELVSPYSRHRTVQDAAMQWGFWHLSQFACDYQRLFDEKPSVTLKSRLAG; encoded by the coding sequence ATGAAACACAATCCGGTCAACCTGCATCATCTGGATGCAGTGCGCCGTCTTCCGGCAACAACAGCGGCGTCGCCGGGCGATAACGTGCATCAGCGCCAGACTCAGGACGTCTACGCCCAGTCCCGCACCATTACCGCCTGGCAGCAGATTTACGACCAGGTTTCGCCGGGGCATTTCAACGGCGAGCTACAGGAAATCCTGCTCGACGGCATCCAGCTTTGTCATGAATACACCAGCCTGGCGCTGCGCCAGTCCTGCATGGTATGGCCAGATTCCTTCTGGTTCGGCATTCCGGCCCGCCATGTCGGGACCGGTTTTATCGGCTCCCATCCCATCAGCAACGGCGCGATTGCCGTCAGCCCCGGCGGTAAGGAGTTCGAACTGAACACGCCGGATGACTACGCCATTCTGGGGGTGGTGGTTTCCCGCGACGAACTGCTGCAATACACCGACGTACTGGAAGAACCGGAGCACCTGACCCGCCTGCTGGCGCAAAGCGCCACGCTGCTGGTGGAGCCGCGCAGGCGTGAGATCTTCTGGTCGTTTGTGCGCGAAGCGCTTTGGTATGGCGGCCATGAACCGCAGCGCCTGCGGCATAGCAATGCGGTCAAGGTGTTGAAGCACAACCTGCTGACCACGGTGATCTCGTTTCTGGAAAGCGCTCAGCCAGCCGTCGCCGGCACCGCGCACACCGACAAACGCATCAGCTACCGCAGCCTGATCGGCCGCGCCAGAGAATACGTCCTCAGCCAGCAGTCGGAACCGGTCACCGTGCTCGACCTGTGCCGCCGCCTGCACGTCAGCCGCCGCACGCTGCAAAACGCGTTCTGCGATGTGATGGGGTGCGGCCCCAACGCCTGGCTGAAGATGATCCGCCTCAACGCGGTTCGCCGCGAGCTGGTCAGCCCGTATTCCCGCCACCGCACCGTGCAGGATGCCGCCATGCAGTGGGGGTTTTGGCACCTGAGCCAGTTCGCCTGCGACTACCAGCGGCTGTTTGATGAAAAACCATCGGTGACGTTGAAGTCCAGACTGGCAGGGTAA
- the yjiA gene encoding GTPase codes for MTRSLSADVLPVDVLPETVLPATILTGFLGAGKTTLLRHLLYADHGEKIAVIENEFGAVAIDDALLGDRATRITTLSNGCICCSSANELSDALHDLLDGIDRDELAFDRLVIECTGMADPGPVIQTFFSDERLSQRFLLDGVIALVDAVHADEQLSLHTVAQAQVGYADRLLLTKTDLAGDTSALEARLTRINARASLHRVTNGQIDHRQIFGVDGFMLNDRLSVSLPRFRPLIEADNAITSLVVRLTRPVEMAAVSVVMEQLLLNCADNLLRYKGVLAIDGDDRRLLFQGVQRLYSADWDRAWRADESRESVMVFIGIRLPEDDIRHAFDALNA; via the coding sequence ATGACCCGTTCATTATCCGCAGATGTATTACCTGTAGATGTATTACCTGAGACGGTATTACCTGCGACTATTCTCACCGGCTTTCTCGGCGCCGGTAAAACCACGCTGTTGCGGCACCTGCTGTATGCCGACCACGGTGAAAAGATCGCGGTGATTGAAAATGAATTCGGCGCGGTGGCGATTGATGACGCCTTGCTGGGCGACCGGGCGACCCGCATCACCACGCTGAGCAACGGCTGTATCTGCTGTAGCAGCGCTAACGAGCTGTCCGACGCGCTGCATGACCTGCTGGACGGCATCGACCGTGACGAACTGGCGTTCGACCGGCTGGTGATTGAATGTACCGGTATGGCTGATCCGGGGCCGGTCATCCAGACGTTTTTTTCCGACGAACGCCTGAGCCAGCGTTTCCTGCTGGACGGGGTGATCGCGCTGGTGGATGCGGTACACGCCGACGAACAGTTAAGCCTGCATACCGTAGCGCAGGCGCAGGTGGGCTATGCCGACCGTTTACTGCTGACCAAGACCGACCTGGCGGGCGATACCTCGGCGCTGGAGGCAAGGCTGACGCGCATCAACGCGCGGGCCAGCCTGCATCGGGTGACCAACGGCCAGATCGACCACCGCCAGATCTTTGGCGTCGACGGTTTCATGCTCAACGATCGCCTGTCAGTCTCTCTGCCGCGTTTTCGGCCGTTGATCGAAGCGGATAACGCCATCACCTCGCTGGTGGTACGGCTGACGCGTCCGGTGGAGATGGCGGCGGTATCGGTGGTGATGGAGCAATTGTTGCTGAACTGCGCCGACAACCTGCTGCGTTATAAAGGCGTGCTGGCGATCGACGGCGATGACCGTCGCCTGCTGTTTCAAGGGGTGCAGCGGCTCTACAGCGCCGACTGGGACCGGGCATGGCGCGCCGATGAATCGCGCGAGAGCGTGATGGTGTTTATCGGCATCCGGTTGCCGGAAGACGACATCCGCCACGCGTTTGATGCGCTGAATGCGTGA
- a CDS encoding sensor histidine kinase — MYEFKLVLLLLQQMCVYLVIAYLLSKTPLFIPLMQVTVRLPHKLLCYAMFSMFCIMGTYFGLHVQDSIANTRAIGAVLGGLLGGPGVGILVGMTGGLHRYSLGGMTAFSCMVSTIVEGLLGGMAHRLLMRRGRVDRLFNPFTVAGVTFIAELLQMAIILSLARPFDDALKLVKDIAAPMIVTNSIGAAMFMRILLDRRAMFEKYTSAFSARALKIAACTEGILHQGFNEENSMRVAQVIYQEMDIGAVAITDREKLLAFIGIGDDHHLPGTPIASGHTRRAIEHNEVVYADGNETPYQCSLQSTCRLGSTLVIPLCGENQQVIGTIKLYEAKNRLFSSINRTFGEGIASLLAAQILAGQYERSKQLLTQSEIKLLHAQVNPHFLFNALNTLLAVIRRDSEQAGRLVQSLSTFFRKNLKRSEEVVTLADEIEHVNAYLQIEKARFQERLQIRFNLPPALMLMRLPAFSLQPLVENAIKHGTAHLLGTGVITISASQQGDRLLLNIEDNAGLYQQQPNCNGLGMNLVDKRIRSRYGNDYGLSVECEPDRYTHIHLTLPCEESQSC; from the coding sequence ATGTATGAATTCAAACTGGTTTTACTGTTGCTCCAGCAGATGTGCGTCTACCTGGTGATCGCCTATCTGCTCAGTAAAACACCGCTGTTTATCCCGTTGATGCAGGTAACGGTTCGGTTGCCGCATAAACTGCTGTGTTATGCCATGTTTTCCATGTTCTGCATCATGGGCACCTATTTCGGGTTACATGTGCAGGACTCGATTGCCAATACCCGCGCGATTGGCGCGGTACTGGGCGGGCTGCTGGGTGGTCCCGGTGTCGGCATTCTGGTGGGGATGACCGGCGGGTTGCACCGCTATTCGCTGGGGGGGATGACGGCATTCAGTTGCATGGTGTCGACCATCGTCGAAGGGCTGCTGGGGGGCATGGCGCACCGTTTGCTGATGCGTCGCGGCCGGGTTGACCGGCTGTTTAACCCTTTTACCGTGGCAGGCGTGACCTTTATCGCGGAACTGCTGCAAATGGCGATTATTTTGTCGCTGGCGCGGCCGTTTGATGATGCGCTGAAGCTGGTTAAGGACATTGCGGCGCCGATGATCGTCACCAACAGTATTGGCGCGGCGATGTTTATGCGCATCCTGCTGGACCGGCGTGCCATGTTTGAAAAATACACCTCGGCGTTTTCCGCCCGGGCGCTGAAAATCGCCGCCTGTACCGAAGGTATCCTGCATCAGGGGTTTAACGAAGAAAACAGTATGCGGGTGGCGCAGGTTATCTATCAGGAGATGGATATTGGTGCGGTGGCGATCACCGATCGTGAGAAGCTGCTGGCTTTTATCGGCATCGGCGATGACCACCATCTGCCGGGAACGCCTATCGCCTCGGGCCATACCCGGCGCGCTATCGAGCATAACGAGGTGGTGTACGCCGACGGTAACGAGACGCCGTACCAATGCTCGCTGCAGTCCACCTGCCGGTTGGGGTCAACACTGGTGATCCCGCTGTGCGGTGAAAATCAGCAGGTGATCGGCACCATCAAGTTGTATGAGGCCAAAAACCGTCTGTTCAGTTCCATCAATCGCACGTTTGGCGAAGGCATCGCCAGCCTGCTGGCCGCCCAGATCCTGGCGGGACAGTATGAGCGCAGCAAGCAGTTGCTGACGCAGTCGGAAATCAAGTTGCTGCATGCGCAGGTCAACCCGCATTTTCTGTTTAACGCGCTCAACACCCTGCTGGCGGTGATCCGCCGCGACAGCGAACAGGCCGGCCGACTGGTGCAATCCTTGTCGACGTTCTTTCGCAAGAACCTCAAACGCTCTGAGGAAGTCGTCACGCTGGCCGATGAAATCGAGCATGTGAACGCCTATCTGCAAATCGAGAAAGCCCGTTTTCAGGAGCGGTTGCAGATCCGTTTTAATCTGCCGCCGGCGCTGATGTTGATGCGGTTGCCGGCGTTCTCGTTACAGCCGCTGGTGGAAAACGCCATCAAGCACGGTACGGCGCATCTGCTGGGCACCGGCGTTATCACCATCAGCGCCAGTCAGCAGGGCGACCGCCTGCTGTTGAACATTGAGGATAATGCCGGTTTGTACCAGCAGCAGCCCAACTGCAACGGGCTGGGGATGAATCTGGTTGATAAACGCATCCGTAGCCGTTATGGCAACGACTACGGCCTGAGCGTGGAATGCGAGCCTGACCGTTACACCCATATCCATTTGACCTTGCCCTGTGAGGAAAGCCAGTCATGCTGA
- a CDS encoding YbdD/YjiX family protein codes for MFGNLGQAGKYLGQAARMLVGIPDYDNYVQHMQTNHPGKDIMSYEEFFRERQQARYGGSGKGGFRCC; via the coding sequence ATGTTCGGAAACCTTGGGCAAGCGGGAAAATATCTGGGGCAGGCCGCCAGAATGCTGGTCGGCATCCCGGATTACGATAACTATGTGCAGCACATGCAGACCAACCACCCCGGCAAAGACATCATGAGCTACGAGGAGTTTTTCCGCGAACGCCAGCAGGCACGCTACGGCGGCAGCGGCAAAGGCGGTTTCCGGTGCTGTTGA
- a CDS encoding phosphatidylserine decarboxylase family protein has translation MTHTKSHTASTPEAEPSPHYESSGHSLLTLDNAGPIQMGFWVPNRVWATAKFLIPLREHIAKIKRDNTLTPMLPVLQNFKNWVTNHSVYRMWLNSMIEQSNAYVASLPESTRKEISDDGDVIWIDDYDSFFEILNEIITTSPSFNTTAQVGTPMNAFLAVAMGTEAGVALFHDATFNQQFRQVLDAWNSFLKSSASLDKLDIAQPEKPGSWIAKAAYQAGVWHQMQHDPNLPGYGFASWNDFFIRQFVPGARPFQGDPNTQVDIGCETTPWRHADQLQLESRFWVKDIPYSLLDLFGGQRQWAKLFEGGQLYQGFLSATHYHRWNAPLDGFLVRSWVEPGTYFAQRPGQGEDQGTWEGTESQPYLGHVAARAVFIFRHKTCGYVALICIGMVEVSSCVIEPSTFIVEESAEPVSITRGVEIGHFEFGGSTHMMIFQKDRVALEKWAIDAARHRNDQNPVPLGSVIATALDSKGQ, from the coding sequence ATGACTCACACCAAAAGCCATACCGCAAGTACACCTGAAGCAGAGCCGTCGCCACATTACGAAAGCAGCGGGCACAGCCTGCTGACCCTGGATAACGCCGGGCCGATCCAGATGGGATTTTGGGTGCCCAATCGGGTATGGGCCACCGCCAAATTTTTGATACCGCTGCGCGAACATATCGCCAAAATAAAACGGGACAATACCCTGACGCCGATGCTGCCGGTGCTCCAGAACTTTAAAAACTGGGTGACTAACCACAGCGTCTACCGCATGTGGCTCAATAGCATGATCGAACAGTCCAACGCCTATGTCGCCTCCCTGCCCGAATCCACCCGCAAGGAAATCAGCGACGATGGCGACGTCATCTGGATAGACGACTACGACAGCTTCTTCGAGATCCTCAATGAAATCATCACCACCTCGCCGTCGTTCAACACCACCGCACAAGTCGGGACACCGATGAATGCGTTTCTGGCGGTAGCGATGGGGACAGAAGCGGGCGTGGCGCTGTTCCACGACGCGACGTTCAATCAGCAGTTCCGCCAGGTGTTGGACGCCTGGAACAGCTTCCTGAAAAGCAGCGCCTCACTCGACAAACTCGATATCGCACAGCCGGAAAAACCCGGCTCCTGGATCGCCAAAGCCGCATACCAGGCCGGTGTCTGGCACCAGATGCAGCACGATCCCAACCTACCGGGTTACGGTTTCGCCAGCTGGAACGATTTCTTTATCCGCCAGTTCGTACCCGGCGCGCGCCCCTTCCAGGGCGACCCGAACACCCAGGTAGATATCGGCTGTGAAACCACGCCGTGGCGCCATGCCGACCAGTTGCAACTGGAAAGCCGGTTCTGGGTCAAAGACATCCCCTATTCGCTGCTCGACTTGTTCGGCGGGCAGCGGCAATGGGCCAAACTGTTCGAGGGAGGGCAGCTCTATCAAGGTTTTCTCTCCGCCACCCACTATCATCGCTGGAACGCGCCGCTGGACGGTTTTCTGGTGCGTTCCTGGGTCGAACCGGGTACTTACTTCGCTCAGCGTCCAGGGCAGGGTGAAGATCAGGGCACCTGGGAAGGCACCGAGTCGCAACCTTACCTCGGCCATGTGGCCGCGCGCGCGGTGTTTATCTTCCGGCACAAGACCTGTGGCTACGTGGCGCTGATCTGCATCGGCATGGTGGAAGTCTCCAGCTGCGTGATCGAACCCAGCACCTTTATCGTTGAAGAGAGCGCTGAGCCGGTCAGCATCACCCGCGGCGTCGAAATCGGTCACTTCGAATTCGGCGGCTCGACTCACATGATGATCTTCCAGAAAGATCGGGTGGCGCTGGAAAAATGGGCCATCGACGCCGCCCGTCACCGCAACGATCAAAATCCCGTCCCGCTGGGCAGCGTGATCGCCACCGCGTTGGATAGCAAAGGCCAATAA
- the yjfF gene encoding galactofuranose ABC transporter, permease protein YjfF → MIKRNLPLMITLAVFVLGYLYCLTQFPGFASTRVICNILTDNAFLGIIAVGMTFVILSGGIDLSVGSVIAFTGVFLAKAIGVWGLSPLVAFPLILLIGCAFGAFMGLLIDALKIPAFIITLAGMFFLRGASYLVSKESLPINHPIYETLSSLAWVIPGGGRLSAMGLLMLLVVAVGIVLARHTRFGNQVYAIGGSSTSANLMGISTRSTTIRIYMLSTGLATLAGIVFSIYTSAGYALAGVGVELDAIASVVIGGTLLSGGVGTVLGTLFGVAIQGLIQTYINFDGTLSSWWTKIAIGVLLFVFIALQRGLTALWENRQNAPVRRIAPHG, encoded by the coding sequence ATGATAAAGCGTAATCTGCCGCTGATGATCACCCTGGCGGTGTTCGTGCTGGGTTACCTGTACTGCCTGACCCAGTTTCCGGGCTTCGCCTCCACCCGGGTAATCTGCAACATTCTTACCGATAACGCCTTTCTTGGCATCATCGCCGTCGGCATGACCTTTGTGATCCTCTCCGGCGGTATCGACCTGTCCGTTGGGTCGGTGATCGCCTTCACCGGCGTGTTTCTCGCCAAAGCCATCGGCGTCTGGGGACTGTCGCCATTAGTGGCGTTCCCGTTGATCCTGCTGATAGGATGCGCCTTCGGCGCGTTCATGGGTCTGCTTATCGACGCACTGAAAATCCCGGCGTTTATCATCACGCTGGCGGGGATGTTCTTCCTGCGCGGCGCCAGCTATCTGGTGTCGAAAGAATCCTTGCCTATCAACCACCCGATCTATGAAACGCTTTCCAGCCTGGCGTGGGTCATCCCCGGCGGCGGTCGGCTCAGCGCGATGGGGTTGCTGATGCTGCTGGTGGTCGCCGTCGGCATCGTGCTGGCGCGCCATACCCGTTTCGGCAATCAGGTCTACGCCATCGGCGGCAGCAGCACTTCCGCCAACCTGATGGGCATCTCCACCCGCAGCACCACCATCCGCATTTACATGCTGTCCACTGGGCTGGCGACCCTCGCCGGCATCGTGTTTTCCATTTACACCTCGGCGGGTTATGCGCTGGCCGGGGTCGGCGTCGAGCTGGACGCCATCGCCTCGGTGGTGATCGGCGGCACGCTGTTGAGCGGCGGCGTCGGTACCGTGCTCGGCACGCTGTTCGGCGTGGCGATTCAGGGGCTGATTCAAACCTACATTAATTTCGACGGCACGCTGAGTTCCTGGTGGACCAAGATCGCCATCGGCGTGCTGCTGTTTGTGTTCATCGCCTTGCAACGCGGGCTGACTGCGCTGTGGGAAAACCGCCAGAACGCGCCGGTGCGCCGTATCGCCCCGCACGGATAA